One genomic region from Deltaproteobacteria bacterium encodes:
- a CDS encoding site-specific integrase yields MGAAMDDEKSSQWKTVARGVQVKFHPDRKHGKAPDRYFRIRYAVDGKMVSESLGWASEGMTQEDAVSIRLQYIKAKKGIIDAPTTKAEAKQLEAQAKAEAERQQQLEAARNVTLSEYWPVYLTSAKLISGDRKKAKSWQSDESAFSNWLQPILGDVPIKDIDVDHWDRFMGAMVDGQLAPRTRQYMAGVLRQVLAFAYSRKLVPFPPPAARDVGATIGKGGNRRTRTLSTAELQAILQALAERDRAAHAITIFCAMTGCRLGEAAGLEWKDLDLSVGEATFRATKNGKDRTIPLPVPLVAFLVDLRSQGRVAGHVFLNSAGNPYTQTPQPFRDTVEALGLNEGRGKRDRVVFHTLRHSAATRLAKGGMSLPDLQALCGWSSPIMALRYAHDDDKTKRKAMDALADELAMPSKVTSIFGK; encoded by the coding sequence GGGCGGCGATGGATGACGAAAAAAGCAGCCAATGGAAGACAGTGGCACGGGGCGTGCAAGTCAAGTTTCATCCCGACCGAAAGCACGGCAAAGCGCCTGATCGGTATTTCCGAATCAGGTACGCCGTGGACGGCAAGATGGTTTCCGAGTCTTTGGGTTGGGCATCCGAAGGCATGACCCAGGAAGATGCCGTCTCCATCCGGTTGCAGTACATCAAGGCCAAGAAAGGCATCATCGATGCCCCTACTACCAAAGCCGAAGCCAAGCAGCTTGAAGCCCAGGCCAAGGCCGAAGCCGAACGACAGCAGCAGCTTGAAGCCGCCCGCAACGTGACCCTTTCCGAGTATTGGCCGGTTTACCTGACCAGCGCCAAGCTAATCAGTGGCGACAGGAAAAAGGCCAAGTCCTGGCAGAGTGACGAAAGCGCCTTCTCGAACTGGTTACAGCCAATCCTTGGCGACGTGCCGATCAAAGACATAGACGTTGACCATTGGGACCGGTTCATGGGTGCCATGGTTGACGGCCAGCTTGCCCCGCGTACTCGCCAATATATGGCAGGTGTTCTCCGGCAAGTCCTGGCCTTCGCATATTCTCGAAAGCTGGTACCCTTCCCGCCGCCCGCCGCCCGTGACGTTGGCGCTACCATCGGCAAAGGTGGCAATCGCCGGACACGGACCTTATCGACAGCGGAACTCCAAGCGATCCTACAAGCCCTGGCCGAACGCGACCGGGCCGCCCATGCCATTACTATTTTTTGTGCCATGACGGGATGCAGGCTTGGTGAAGCCGCCGGGCTCGAATGGAAAGACCTTGATCTTTCCGTGGGGGAAGCGACTTTCCGAGCCACGAAGAACGGCAAAGATCGGACTATCCCGCTACCAGTTCCACTTGTCGCCTTTCTTGTGGATCTTCGCAGTCAGGGGCGCGTGGCCGGGCATGTTTTTTTGAACAGCGCCGGGAATCCCTACACGCAGACGCCGCAACCATTCCGAGATACGGTGGAAGCCTTGGGCCTAAATGAAGGCCGGGGCAAGCGCGACCGAGTTGTCTTTCATACGTTGAGACATTCCGCAGCAACCAGACTAGCCAAGGGTGGAATGTCCCTGCCTGACCTGCAAGCATTATGCGGGTGGTCTTCGCCGATCATGGCGTTGAGATACGCGCACGACGATGACAAAACCAAGCGCAAGGCCATGGACGCCCTTGCCGATGAGCTTGCAATGCCATCCAAGGTGACGAGCATTTTCGGCAAATAG
- a CDS encoding bifunctional DNA primase/polymerase → MSRQALKSAALSVAGKGKPVFPCNIKKHPMTEHGYLDATTDTDTINEMFSRPGVAGIGMPTGPVSGLLVIDRDRKNGVDGIAACKDLEADLGPLPETLQQRTGSGGDQLFFTYPAGAEIPCSAGKIGPGIDVRSAGGYVIIPPSRNEAGVYVWLNRLRPAPLPQAWIDHLARKPRPEQRPCPRILATLSTRYGAVALERECRELASMSPDSGRNVRLNEAAYVIGQLVGGGEIEHGEALTALEQAAAACGLGDHEAARTIESGFQAGMAEPRQARGRYV, encoded by the coding sequence GTGAGCAGGCAGGCGCTAAAAAGCGCAGCCTTGAGCGTTGCCGGGAAGGGCAAGCCGGTGTTCCCCTGCAATATCAAAAAGCATCCCATGACCGAGCACGGCTACCTGGACGCCACTACCGACACGGACACGATCAACGAGATGTTTTCTCGGCCGGGGGTGGCTGGAATTGGGATGCCGACCGGACCGGTCAGTGGGCTACTTGTCATCGACAGAGACCGCAAGAACGGGGTGGATGGTATCGCCGCCTGCAAGGATCTGGAAGCGGATCTTGGGCCGCTACCCGAAACGCTACAGCAGCGCACGGGGTCAGGCGGAGATCAGCTTTTCTTCACCTATCCGGCGGGGGCGGAGATCCCTTGCAGTGCTGGCAAGATCGGACCCGGAATCGATGTCCGCAGCGCCGGGGGCTATGTGATTATTCCGCCATCACGAAACGAAGCCGGGGTCTATGTCTGGCTGAACCGCCTACGTCCTGCCCCGCTTCCCCAAGCATGGATTGACCACTTGGCCAGGAAGCCCCGACCGGAGCAGCGACCATGCCCGCGAATCCTGGCCACGCTATCGACCCGATACGGAGCCGTCGCCCTGGAACGTGAATGCCGAGAGCTGGCATCCATGTCTCCCGATTCTGGCCGCAACGTCCGCTTGAATGAAGCGGCCTATGTCATCGGGCAACTTGTGGGCGGTGGCGAGATCGAACACGGCGAAGCCCTGACCGCCTTGGAGCAGGCCGCCGCCGCTTGTGGGCTTGGCGATCACGAAGCCGCCCGGACTATCGAGAGCGGTTTTCAAGCAGGCATGGCCGAACCCCGGCAGGCAAGGGGGCGCTATGTCTGA
- a CDS encoding DUF927 domain-containing protein: MSETLQYAENKSGRSGRSGQGAVDGGFIDPTTEKPKSGRSGQVGLGQVQLPNGYHKNAEGLWYIEDPEKPEEKTWLGAPIYFQAMTRNGDSEAWGLLIGWHDPDRKLHWWAMPYSLLNDTRQSWRAEMASGGWRGATSLKAKALLGQLLASVVVHDRARCVDRAGWHGNAYVRPDAVIGQGEERLVLQATMAANPFTQAGSLEDWNATIGAWAMKNRLLMFGISAALSGPLLELAGMDSGGFHFWGHSSTGKTTIMRAAWSVYGPPSGIRTWRSTSNGLEGIAALHNDACLCLDEIGQAGPRVVPEAAYLLSQGQGKSRANQDGSARALKAWRCAVVSNGEMTLSGKIREDGQQVRAGQEVRIVDLSADAGVGMGAWQDLHGHETPGQFSDAIKAACAANYGTLGRAYIEALIQRRDELNLSQDVAAVVSAWTPPTASGQVRRVVQRFALAGVAGELAVDFGLVPWAEGEALAAAKGCLDSWLEGRGGAGDQEDRRAVDTVRAFIARYGSSRFQNIDPGTPERILDRAGFRRTLNGQEQFLFTSDQFKTVLGGLNHATAAKALDRAGLLHRNDGKNLTVRVPLPDLGKVRVYAVTMPDDEGGQPC; this comes from the coding sequence ATGTCTGAAACCTTGCAATATGCTGAAAACAAGTCGGGTCGGTCGGGTCGGTCGGGTCAAGGCGCGGTTGACGGGGGTTTTATCGACCCGACTACCGAAAAACCCAAGTCGGGTCGGTCGGGTCAAGTCGGGTTGGGTCAGGTTCAGTTGCCCAACGGATACCACAAGAACGCCGAAGGGCTTTGGTACATCGAAGACCCGGAAAAGCCCGAAGAAAAAACCTGGCTGGGTGCGCCGATTTACTTTCAGGCCATGACCAGAAACGGCGATTCCGAAGCATGGGGGCTTTTGATTGGTTGGCATGACCCGGATAGAAAGTTGCATTGGTGGGCCATGCCCTACAGCTTGTTGAATGACACCCGGCAGAGTTGGCGGGCGGAAATGGCAAGCGGTGGGTGGCGCGGTGCGACCAGTCTAAAGGCAAAGGCACTGCTTGGGCAGTTATTGGCTTCCGTGGTGGTGCATGACCGGGCGCGGTGCGTTGACCGGGCGGGGTGGCATGGAAACGCCTATGTCCGCCCGGACGCAGTGATTGGTCAGGGCGAAGAACGCCTTGTGCTCCAAGCGACCATGGCCGCGAATCCATTCACGCAGGCCGGAAGCCTTGAAGACTGGAACGCGACCATAGGCGCGTGGGCCATGAAAAACCGCTTGCTCATGTTTGGGATTAGCGCCGCCCTGTCCGGGCCTTTGCTTGAACTGGCCGGGATGGATTCCGGGGGCTTCCATTTTTGGGGGCACAGCAGCACGGGCAAGACCACGATAATGCGGGCCGCGTGGTCCGTATATGGCCCACCTTCGGGGATCAGGACGTGGCGGAGCACGTCCAACGGACTGGAAGGAATCGCCGCCTTGCACAATGACGCGTGCTTGTGCCTGGACGAAATTGGGCAAGCGGGGCCGCGTGTCGTGCCCGAAGCCGCCTACTTGCTATCCCAGGGCCAGGGGAAAAGCCGGGCTAATCAAGACGGATCAGCGCGGGCGCTCAAGGCTTGGCGGTGCGCGGTTGTATCCAACGGGGAAATGACCCTGTCCGGCAAAATACGGGAAGACGGCCAGCAGGTCCGGGCCGGGCAGGAAGTCCGCATTGTTGACCTTTCAGCCGATGCAGGCGTGGGAATGGGAGCATGGCAGGACTTGCACGGGCACGAAACGCCGGGGCAGTTCTCGGACGCAATCAAGGCCGCTTGCGCCGCAAATTATGGCACGTTGGGCCGGGCCTACATCGAAGCCCTGATCCAACGCCGGGATGAATTGAACCTGTCCCAGGACGTGGCCGCCGTGGTGTCGGCCTGGACGCCGCCCACTGCTTCCGGGCAGGTCCGCCGGGTGGTCCAACGCTTCGCCCTGGCTGGTGTTGCCGGGGAGCTTGCCGTGGACTTCGGGCTTGTGCCGTGGGCCGAAGGCGAAGCCCTGGCCGCCGCCAAAGGTTGCTTGGATTCGTGGCTTGAAGGCCGTGGCGGAGCTGGCGATCAGGAAGACCGCCGCGCCGTGGATACAGTGCGGGCTTTCATTGCCCGCTACGGGTCAAGCCGCTTCCAAAATATCGACCCTGGCACGCCTGAAAGGATCTTGGATCGGGCTGGATTCCGCCGGACCCTGAACGGGCAAGAGCAGTTCCTTTTCACTTCCGACCAGTTCAAAACGGTGCTGGGTGGGTTGAATCATGCCACGGCAGCCAAGGCTTTGGACCGGGCCGGGTTGCTTCATCGAAACGATGGGAAAAACCTGACTGTCCGGGTGCCGCTTCCGGATCTTGGCAAGGTGCGCGTGTATGCCGTGACCATGCCGGACGATGAAGGGGGGCAGCCATGTTGA